In Lagopus muta isolate bLagMut1 chromosome 14, bLagMut1 primary, whole genome shotgun sequence, the DNA window ATGGCACAGAGCTAACCTAGGTAAAAGCATAATAGCCTAAAAATATTCCTGTGCAGTAAGAAGTTAGGAACTCCAAGCTGTTAATGAATTGTGAATAAATAGGCAAATAGCCTCTAGATTTCTCATACACAATGCACTATCCCTGCAAGTAACTTTAACGTGGAACTCTTCTCTTTTAAAGAAGATTTCAAGCTTTTTCCAGCAACTTTGTTTTTAGATCTCCTAGTGAGTAAATTTCCAATGctgatagcaaaaaaaaaagtgctcatTTTTCAAGAGCTGAAGCTGTGTCAGCATGCTGGCTGCTGACCGTGCTTGGCTGAAGTAGCTTGTTTCACCtcgtgcagagctgctgtgggaatCTTTACCCCTGTTCTCCAAGTCTGTGTCAGATCAGTGCAGGCAGTATTTCAGAAGATGAGGCttttttctttggggaaaaaaaccccaaaatctAGGAGggtacttaaaatatttttgggtacttaaaatattcttattGGGGTCTCCTGAATTTAGGATGCTGTAATTAGCAGTGGTGCAGCTTGTTGGGCAAGGTGAGTTTAATTATTGATGATGCATTTTGCAATACATCCTCTGATTTGGGACAGATCACTGCTTATCTGAGTCACTTAGCCCTGTGCCTCAGGATAATTTTCCAGTGTACTCTGGATAGCACTGGTAGGTGGGCGGTTGGACTGGAcggtcttgaaggtcttttccaagctcgGTGGTTCTGAGATACACAGATACAAATGATGAAATGTCTGCCTCTTGGTCACTTCAGTTGTCTTTGTTTGCTACAACTGTCAGCGGGGTTCTTCTCTGTGAACATGTGCTCTTGTTGGTTGCAGAGCAGACCCAGGAGAGCATCCAGCGCtttgagcagcaggcagggttGAGAGATGCTGGCTACACCCCCCACAAAGGCCTCACTGCAGAGGAGACGAAGTACCACCGAGTGGCTGAGGCAGTGCACGTAagacttgttttgctttggctgTTCCTGCAGGTTGTGCAGCCCAGTGCTTCTCTGTGATGTCGCTTTTGGAGTGTGCTGCTTTGAGTTTATTGTACAGGGAGATTAACCTCTGAAATCTTGAAGTTAGCATTAGCCTTTATAGTTTTGGAGCTTTTCTGGAAACTGCAGAATTCCACAGTAACATCAGATTATCACTGTTTTCCAGTTGGTGGCATCTCTGTACAGAATCCAGTTTCTTGCTGTGCCTTTTAATGGTGCCCTGCAGTACTTCAGTGAACTGTTTTGTCTTAGTGTTGTCTCTCTAGGGACAGTTTACAGAAATGCCTTCTGGGCTTTGAGGGCAGGTTTTGACATCAAGCACTGGTCTCTAATGTGATTCTGTTTAAGAACTGGAAGAGATCTTTttaacagaaagagaaattgaaGTTATCCtgagcatttttcttctatgcAAATGTAATTTAGAGCATAGCTGTTTGTTAAATGTGTGAAGCACTCCCAGATCTTACTGTGCTGAGCACCACTAATGTGTGGGCAGGGCAGAGAAGGCCTTTGACATCTAAACTTAATGTGCTTGTTTTGAGAATTTTAAAGGTCCTATTCATAGCTTCCAGGTTGAAGCTTATCTTCTTAGTCTAGAACCACCTTCATCTCTTCCTCTGCTACTTTCCTCCAGTGTTTAAGATGCAAAGTACTTAAGTACTTCATCACATGTTTGTAGTGGTTAAGCAGTGAAGGATCTGAATTTAAAGCTCTGTTCACTGGTGCTTGAGTGATGCCAAGCCTCCTTTACTCTTGTAATGAATCCAGGAGTTCCTGTGTGCTTGGACAGTGATGTTGGAGGTCTGAACTTCTATTTGACTTCAGGCTGAACTAATTTTGCAGTGCCATTGAAAAGTTTCAAGACAAGTGCTGTTCTGTGTAGGTTGCCTGTTTCTTGAAACAAGCCAGAAGTGGAGCACTTGTAAACCTCGCGTTTCTAGTGTGGacactggaaaatgaaattgaaattgCTTCTAACTGGGAATAAGATGGAGGTGCTCGATTACTGTGTTTCTGGTGAGCTCAGTTACCCACAGGAATCATGCAGTTGCAGTTCGGCAGTGAGCCATCCAAGTGTTCTCCTGCAAGGTCAAAGTTTGAATAACAGTGAATTGCGTTAGCGAGGCCTGGATGGCTGCAGGAAATGTTCAGAGAAGGTGCCTGTGTCGTCAGTGTTTGAAATATAACTGCCCTTCAAGTGACTTCTTTGAGGTTCAGTTTGTACCATCTGCATGAGTCGTAATAGCCTGGCTCATGTGCACCCCTctcatgattatttttttactgaacgtgctttttaaatgcagctcAACTTGGTGTTCTAAGAGCAGGgctttcatcttcttttgtGGGTCACTTCTCAGGGTCTCCTCCTCCTAGGTTTCTATAGAAGGGCTGGTCTCCCCTTCATTGCAGAGCTTAGGGGACTGAAAGCTCTTGCTGTAGACAAGTGACTGCTGTGACACTGAGACTTgtcaccctgcagccagcagtccTGTGCCTGGTAAGCTAGCTCTGCTGCAATGTGGGCACCTTCCTGTGAATGCTGGTGTTGAAGCAATGTGCTGCTGTTGATAAGACTCTAAGCTGGAGAGTGAGTTATGTTATCTTACTGTAGCTTGAAGTATGTCTTGAGCATAGTGGacttctgaaatgcttgtaTGTGACTTGGAAGGAAGCTTAACGTGTATGTGCAAGTACTGCAATACTGTGTGTAGCTTGAGGTGAGTTAATTTCAGTTTTGACAGTAAAACTACCTTTGTTCCTTATGCCTTGTACTTAAGATCTGTTGCTTGTGCTTCTCTTGCCTTTCCTAACAGAAACTAAAAATGCAGAGTGGCGAAATGACAAAAGATGACAAACAAACATCTTCTGCTCAGTCCACTCCAAGCAGTACTCCCCACTCCTCTCCCAAGCATAAAAGCAGGTATGCTGTTTCTGTCAGATCACTTCCTCTGTTTTCCTGCAGGTTGTTGAGGTGGGGATGAGGGACTGTCTAAGGGGTGAAATCCATGGAATTGCTGTATGTTTGTATTATCACTGAATGTATTGAAAGGTTTTGGAAATTAAACATGCCTATCTTCATCCTGCTTGGTAGCAAATCTATTTAACATGCTCCTGGTAACTACATATCAATTTCCTGGCGCACTGATGCCACCTGAAGTATTGATTCTCTTTATATGTCAGTGAATTTTTTGTTCCTCTAGGGGTTGGTTTAGTCAGGGATCCTCCGCTTCTATCACTGCCCCAGACTTTGTTGCCATGGAAGCTGGTGGGGACAGGTTGCCATCTGAAAGGTGGAGTTTTTTTGGACCCAAAGCCATCCAGAAGTCCACCAATGATCCAGGTATGTCCTCTGAAGTCTGCCCTGCAAGAGCTTGGGGAGAATTGTTAAAGAGCAAAACTGCCAGCTATTTCTGTTCACCTTGGGAATGTGTGCTGTTCATATCAGGACCTGTGCCAAAAGCAGAGTGTGAAGGTGACAGCttttttgctcttctgctttcttggcTGCCTGGTGGAACCAGAACTGGAAGTGTCACTCCTTGATGTGGACTAACTTTTAGATGACATGAGGCTGGTTGGCACTGTGTAGGCTTCCACCAGATCTGGCTGTCAGTGGTACAATGCTCTGTACTGGTGGGAGTAGAAAAATGACACAGCTAGTTTTTGTAGCTTTtaattgggattttttttcatcaggaGGCTTTACCATCCAATCTTATAAGGGTGCTCAGAAGCCATCCCCAATGGAGCTGATGCGTGCTCAGGCTACTAGAATGACAGAGGATCCAGTCACCTTCAAGCCACCCAAAATGGACATTCCAGTCACAGAAGGGAGGAAACAATCTTCACATTCCCATAATATCAAACCTCAGGATCTGAATGTGCTCACTCCAACTGGATTCTAGGAAGAGTGGTTCTGGTGTCTTCAGTGGGCTACAGGGTATCTTaagctctgctttcctgacCCATTGTGCTGCAGTAAAATAGGAATATCTCCTTTCCAGCTCTCCAtctcagaaaaggaagcaaCTGTGACTGTCCTGAATTCAGGCCTGAATTGGTCTTGGAAAAACTCTTGCACTCATACTAAACCAATGTAAATCATCTTCTCTGCTGTACTACACTAGtcctgtgtgctctgcagcactaGGAGACGTGCTTCCctgtcactgtgctgcagtAAAACCTGGAACTGATTTCTGTGGGAGAGGACTGCATGTAGTGTGCAGTAGGCTGGCTTGTCTGCCTGTAGTCTGTCTTGTCACGCTCAATGCTGAAGTACCCTCAAGAGGACCATGGTTCTGTCTGTTGTTTACAGAACACCAACAGAAAATGGTGAAAAGCAAGGACCGAAAACTGGACCACTAAATGCCAGGAGGAAAGCTGCTCTGGCCACGTGATAGGTCTGCTTTAAATGTGCAGCTCACTTCTGTTGTCACCATAGTTCACCTAGTACTTGTTCCTGGTTTAATTTCAGAAGAGTGGAGCACTGTCTGCTCTAAGATGCTCTTGTTagaaaggcagggagcagaatCTAACAGGACCTGACAGTAATAAGGAGGAATTGTTTCTCTTCCAAGTCTTCAGGTTCCTCTAAAAATGGTGGGAATGACCAGAGCTGGTGTGGCTTGAGCCATATGATCCTTCCTGTGTGTAAAACAACACTGTCCTGGCCTGTCCTAGACAACAGACATACAGTAGTTGTGGCACTCTGGCTTGATTGTTTTTGTTCTAGCATCTTGTGTGAACCACGTATAGAAGTGTATTAGGCATCAGTGGCACTTctcaaatgcagcttttttttgttttgtttcatcagcATTAAATAGATTTTGCAGGGCTGGCAGAAGGCAGAGTGGAATATGAAGAATTCCTTCACTCAGGAGTACAGACAGTTAACACTTTCATGAATAATGGGAGGACCTCCTAGCTACCATCCAGTCCCCTTGTGCACTGTAGGCAGCGTTGCTGTGTGATCGTTACCTGTCCTGTGGCAACCAGACATCCTCTTCCTTGACATCGTGATTGTGTTGCAGAGTGCCCTCGGCCAGAAGCAGGCTTTCTGTAGTGGGGAGAGTGGCACCCTCATTTGAAGCTCTTCTGTTACGAGGACTTCTCACAGAGTTGACTTAAGGTAACAGTTGTGCTCTGCAGTGTCTGCCTGCTCCAGCCATCCATCCATGAGGGTGAGGCAGGATTGGCTCACTTGGCCATCTGCTGTACCCTCTGAAGAACTGTATTTTGTGGCTCTGCTTCATCGTAAGCTTCAACAACACTGCCAGATATTGAAAATCTCCCACTCAACTGAGCAGTAATTGCCACCAGTCACTTGCACCTTGGGAATCAATCTCTTATTTGACGTTAATTTATTGTCTGTGTCATGTCTTTAAtgtgtatgattttttttttgtttattacaagaaaataaaatccttgtGAAATGAGGTCTTTGTTTATTAGCATTGGTAATGCATGTATGGAAGAAATCAGGCTATGCAGTATCTACCAGGCTGCTTGCTACTGGTCTACGAATGTGGGGTCTGTATGGCTGTAGTAACATGCACTGGGGTAAAGTACTTACTGTGTAAATCTCCTTTGTGACTGGGGGACTAGGTTTAAGGCCAGATTCAGTCctgtttttggcttttttgctGATGAAACAGCATGAAACCTTAGTATTTCTTGAGCTATTCAGATGATTGTGTTGTTTGTACTTGCCTGGAGTTACCCAGCTGTTGGTGGTGTCCATTTCCTTTGCCTTTGTTTggtttgggtgctgctgtggcacTTACAGCATACATCTCTTCTGGACTGGAGGTGACTGGGCTCAATACTGAtgtcatgtttttctttgaatgtttgcagagctgaaagAGCAATACTACTTTGAACACATGGATATCTTGTCTTGTCTATTGCTGTAGGTCTTAGTTGTGCAGACTGATCTTGTTGTTTAGTTGCAAAAGGCTGTTCTTTGTGTGATATTCTTCTTTGCTTGAATTTTTGTCCTGGATCTCATCAGCATATCAGAAAGAAGTATCTGTAACTGGTCCTTTTGGAAAGCAACTTCTATACTAGCCTGATGGCAGAAATCTTTTCTAGTGGAATATAACAActaaaaaatacatcaaaactGAGTACATCAAGCAGGAGAAACAGCTTCCTGGGGCAAGGAACGTTTGGTGTTTGCACTGGTGGAAATTCTTCTGGCCTGTTACTTCAAACACAACTTCACCTCCCCCTGGATGGCATACCTCTGGATTAAAGGGAGATGTAGAACAGATCACCCATTGCACACCTGGTGTTTGGAGAGAGGC includes these proteins:
- the KIAA1191 gene encoding putative monooxygenase p33MONOX, with product MSARQPDAPALERRGGALPGRMSLPLGVPRRAFSYDDALEDTAPMTPPPADLCANVLWKQPVIPERKYQELAKIEEGDANMNAPVITPSSSTESVNKVPVVKAKATHIIMNSLITKQTQESIQRFEQQAGLRDAGYTPHKGLTAEETKYHRVAEAVHKLKMQSGEMTKDDKQTSSAQSTPSSTPHSSPKHKSRGWFSQGSSASITAPDFVAMEAGGDRLPSERWSFFGPKAIQKSTNDPGGFTIQSYKGAQKPSPMELMRAQATRMTEDPVTFKPPKMDIPVTEGRKQSSHSHNIKPQDLNVLTPTGF